The nucleotide window TATGCCTGGAGTGATTTTGCCTGTTATAACTCTCCATGCTATGTCTATGTTGGCTTTGGTTATTCGGTAGAATAATGGACCTATTGCGTAAACTAGTAGTGTTATCATTTTTATTGGGTTCAGTAGGAACCCATATCCATTGATGTTGTCTAGTATTTTGTATGAAACTGCTGTTGTTATGATAGAGACCAGTATTGCTAGTATTATGTCTCCATATTGCCAGAACAGCAAGTCGCCTGTTGAAGCGGTCAGTAATAGATATAATATAAATGAATATATACCGACCACCAACTGGGCTGTTCTTATATTGCTATCCGCCATATTATCAACGATCTCCCTTTTTTATATTTCATGTATCCTGTATTCCCCTTATAAATGAAATCTTAACAGAGAATAATTTATCATGATTATTTATAAAAGATTTGGGTGGGTAGTTAAAAAAATTAAAAACCTCTTAACGAATAAAAAATATTTTTAAAAACCCAATATAACAAAAAACACTTAGTTAATATCTTATTCATGATAAAAAACCCTAAAAAACATAAAAAACCCAAAAAACAATTTTTGAGTTCTATTAATCGATAAAACAGTATTCAACATACCAAAAACCTACATATGTTTGTTTTAATCAATATATTTAAACCACAACACCAAGTTTATTGCTCAAATGAGTATAAATTTCTCACTGTCTAACAATATACTTCTATTACACTTCAAATTCTAACCAAACCCATATATAATTAACGGCGTTACCAAAAAAGGATAGATAAACAAAAAAACAACCTAAATACAAAACCACTACAAAACAAAATAACCATATAGGTGAATCAG belongs to Methanonatronarchaeum sp. AMET-Sl and includes:
- a CDS encoding Na+/H+ antiporter subunit E gives rise to the protein MADSNIRTAQLVVGIYSFILYLLLTASTGDLLFWQYGDIILAILVSIITTAVSYKILDNINGYGFLLNPIKMITLLVYAIGPLFYRITKANIDIAWRVITGKITPGIVKIKTGLKNDLSITMLANSITLTPGTLTVDHKDDEFYVHWMNVTEDKPEAEKLTGSMIRWVRRIAE